In the genome of Miscanthus floridulus cultivar M001 unplaced genomic scaffold, ASM1932011v1 fs_907_1_2, whole genome shotgun sequence, the window ATTCATCTTAAAAAAAACATTACATGATTAAATAACATGTGTACAACAATGTTAATGCATAGCACTCATGCTCCAAAAAAAACTAATCAGGCAAATGGCCTGTAAGCAGGGGAaaagatgcatcagcagcaaaaCTTTTAACCAGAATTATTACCTGCAGAGCTAAAATACGATCTTCCACAGTATCTTTAACGGTCAAGCGAGATACAGTAACAGGCCTAGTCTGCCCAATCCTGTGTGCCCTATCAACTGCCTGGTCCTCAGCATAAGGGTTCCACCAGAGATCAAGGAGAATTACATGGCAAGCAGCAACCATGTTGAGACCAAGATTACCAGCTTTCAGTGACATAATCATAACTCTAACCTGAAGAAAGAAAAAACTTCTGCTTAGTATGTCTGGAAACTGTAAAAGAAACAAAGGCATGAAAAAACTAACATAACAAATGACCTCTGGGTCAGTGTTAAAATCCTTCACGCCTTTCTCTCTTAAATTGAGAGACATCGTTCCATCTAGTCTCCTGTACTGTATAAGATTGTTATTCAGTGAAAGCTCCAGCAAATCCAGCATGCCAGTCCACTGGGAAAAGACAATGGCTTTCACAGGGGCTACTCCACTTCGGTTTGATTCCATTGTATCACTTTCAGTAAGGGCATTCATGTTAATGATTTTATTCAGTATATCAATGGCTGCTTGTATCTTGGATGAGACAAAGCCGATTTGACTGATTGAAGAAAACTCGTTATCTGCAGATGAACTAGCTCCTGCAGAACTGGATTCGCCAGAGATGCAAATCTTTAAAGCTCCTGACGAAAATAACAACTCAAAACCTAATGTTCTACTGCAATTAGGGGCAGGGCACATAGTCTCATCAGTCGTTATTCGTTCATGTATACATTGATAGCAGAAAACATGACCACAAATTGTCACAATAGCATCCTCAGGTGTGTCCTGCAAAAGGTATAATTTCATTGCAGAAATATAACATAAGCTGAAAGCAAAGCATTTTAAAGTGTATGCAGTATAATGAAAATTTCAAAACCAGCTATTGTAAATAACACGCTTACATATTGCATGCcaggaaatagaaaaaaaatgaaaagaaaaaacttTCCTAAATGTGTGCAAACTTGGCCCAGCTCCTTGGTAATGTTAGGCGGAGATCCATGACACAAGATTTAAGCATGGCCAAGAATAAAATATGTTTTCACCAGTTCAAGCAGTCATTTTGTTATGTGTTCATGTCCAATGACAAAAACTTCTAAAAAATGAAGTTTGATGGAGTAGATTCATAACAAAGTGGGATCACCTGAAAGGCTGCACCTTAAATGAAGGAGCAGACCTAAGTTGGATTTTCCAAATGTGCgtactttaaaaaaaatcatattaAAAATTTACACCAACTATTTATGCAAAAAAATGCTAAATGTGTGCTGTGCAAAGAGATAACAGATAAGCATCCTTTGTTAAACATAACTATGTTTTGCAGTGCACATGTCAACATTTTTTTGAATTAAGTACATATTTTAACATAAATGTCTGGATTTTTTTAGAAGTTTTTAAGGTGTATACATACCCAAATTTTGGAGGAGCTAGTGCAGAAAATCTGCATTTGGGACCACATGGACAAAACTTCTAAACAACTCATCCTATGTTGGGGTAATTAATCTACAAGGGAGCCCATCCCTAACGACTCAATGAATCCAACTAATCACACATCCAGCAGCACACATGAGGCTCATATGATTACAACCAAAAAGAAGGGAAAAGGAGATAGAAAGAAGGTGAACATCAAAATAGCAGCGAGAGATTAGATTGCTTACATCGCATAAGCTACAGGCTGACCCCACTTCCAGTTTTGCAAGCAAATCTATCACCACATTCTTAGGAAGTTTCTTTGCCATTTCTATAGAACCATCACCTCCATATTCTGACTGATTGCCCTTCACAAGAATAGGATGATCACAGGCTTGCCGAAGTCGCAGCAACATTAAAAGGATGTTGGCATAGTTTTGCTTGAGTGTCCCAGCCGCAGCCAATGCCTGAAATGGGCAGGCAACACATCAGCATTCAGACATTTCAATTTCAAGATTTCCCATTGCAAACATGAGATGCAAATATTTAACTACTGATCAAAACTACTATAAATCTTTAGATATACAACAATGGATTGGGTCGGTACagaataaatataaaagcatGAACTCATAAGACAATTTAAATAGAAAAATGAGGGAAAAGCTAGCAATATACAAACCCAAATAATGACTCTAGATTACGGCATTGATGTTGAGCATATGTATACAGTATACTACAGGGCAACTAATAACCAACAAGTTTTAAGAGAAAGTAGCAACACCAAGGCACtgtccagaaaaaaaaaaaacaagataaAGCAAGTGGAACTTGAAGACATAACCAACCTTGAATTGTTGCCGAGAGCGTTCTTCCAGCATCAAATAAAACGACCGCTCCTCTTGTGTGAAATCTACTTTATTCAGATTAATTGTCTTCGGAGGTAAATTTATTATTGGTTTGCCATTAATCAGAGTTTCTACATGAAAAGGTAGCATCCAATCATTATAGAGTTTTTAACCAAATGGAAGATAGAATCAACTCAGCCAAGTCCACATGTACAACGAAAAGGAAGTATAACGTGACAAAACAAACAGAGACAAGTATCGAAAAGAAAAGACAACAATGCCCAATAAAATAGCAAGCACTTACAGGCTACAGCTCTGTAGTAACAGTAAAAGCACAAGAAACAGATTAATATTCTACTATCTTAAACGAAGCTATCTAAAACTGAAAACAACATGCTGATTTGGAATGTTAACCCCGAACATTACATGTAAGCTTAAATGAAGAAATAAATTTTAACAAACTTCTTCACATGTCCTGTAGCAACAAATAGTAGAAATAACATTTAAGTGCTGCACATAGACTAAGTAGCATAAAAAAAAATATAACTGCAGGAAGACAAATTGAGTAAAAATCCATTTTTATCACCTTTCGTACGACGCAGGAGAACTACCCTCAGCACAGCCTGAAGTTTCTTGTATCCATGAACTGCATCTCTAGCAATTGGGTGCTTAATCATTGTGCAAAATGAGTTATACGTGGAATACGGATCATATTTCAAGAAACGGAAATAGCTGTACAGATCATCAATTGCATTTTGTATAGGTGTTCCTGATAAGCACCATCTTCGTTTTGCTCTTAGCCCACAACAGGCTCTGGCCACTACAGTTTGGAAGTTCTTTATTGTCTGAGCTTCATCAAGCACAACCCTAAACCACCGCACTCTTGCAATTGGACCACTGTCAAGGTCAAAGTTTGAGACCTTaagtttcttcttctttttcttagccTTGTTTTGCATATTTGCTGGTGGCTTTCTTTTATTGCCAGCAGAGGGTTCTTCACTGTTCTTTTGATCGGCGTTATCGTCAGCCATCTGTTTAGGTACTTCATTGGCCACAATTGTATATGTAGTGACAACTACATCATATTTTGCTAGCTCACTTGGATCTTTGGTCCTTGCACCACCATGGTAGACTAAAACAGATAATTTAGCACTTTCACTAACCTTGTCAGTTAATTCGTTAGCCCACTGCTTAAGAATACTAGCAGGGCACACTACTAGAGTACCTGCAGCTGGCCTTGTCATGGAACGTGAGGTGGATGCAGATGATGTGGAAGCTTTAGCTTTTTTCTTGCGTTCCGCTTTGGTTTCAGCCATTTTATTCAGAACATTATTCGGTTGATTAACACAAAGTTCAGCACTAGTACCAGCAGCTGTTGACGATGAACTAGCGCCTTGGTCCTTGTTAGGTTCATTGCTAACAGCTTGTTCTCcctcatcatcttcatcaaggtTTAGTGCTTCAGATTTCAAACGATCTGAATCAACAGACATAAATTTTGACTGTTCATTCCTCTGTTTTTGTATAAGGGCAATAGTAGACACTGTCTTCCCAAGGCCCTGTTACAACACAACTGCTTGACTGTTAGAATACAAATATGAAAGATCTAAGCGCTTATGAAGAAGTAAGGAAATCAGAAATAACCTGATCATCAGCAAGAATTCCGCCTGCACAGTGTGAGCTATTCTCCTTTGAAACCATCCAAGCCAACGCCATTTTCTTTCAAGTATTAAAGGTATGTAAGGGACATGATATCCAGCACAAAAGGAATTGACACATAATCAAAAGTTATACAAGGTTCCATGTACCTGATGCTTAAGCAGAGATACTGCTAGCACACCCTCGGGCAGATCATCTTCCCTTTTTTCACGACTGATATTCTGCATAACATATTTTGAAAACAATGACATTCATGGAGT includes:
- the LOC136533511 gene encoding helicase-like transcription factor CHR28 isoform X2, whose translation is MNENGAIIDLSSDSDDDSIFGDDHQPASAITRFDKNEGRIINFEDEDWQRSAPAPSSVRPTENNNGQYRILPASVTNGRNAESSRYTVDSGDRIRPYPSSHMAMRQGLSTSSRIDSSSTADANDNNKRVLPPSFSNGNASKSMHPIAASETRKLPPHFSTTRSPNVGENRMGTNIANGNLQPSSSIIARGSSSTLNTQKVDDDDDVVVYGGSTSHKVLPPMVGATSSNNSEVANGFETRNRLNPENRVLDYDERAVYQEALQNISREKREDDLPEGVLAVSLLKHQKMALAWMVSKENSSHCAGGILADDQGLGKTVSTIALIQKQRNEQSKFMSVDSDRLKSEALNLDEDDEGEQAVSNEPNKDQGASSSSTAAGTSAELCVNQPNNVLNKMAETKAERKKKAKASTSSASTSRSMTRPAAVYHGGARTKDPSELAKYDVVVTTYTIVANEVPKQMADDNADQKNSEEPSAGNKRKPPANMQNKAKKKKKKLKVSNFDLDSGPIARVRWFRVVLDEAQTIKNFQTVVARACCGLRAKRRWCLSGTPIQNAIDDLYSYFRFLKYDPYSTYNSFCTMIKHPIARDAVHGYKKLQAVLRVVLLRRTKETLINGKPIINLPPKTINLNKVDFTQEERSFYLMLEERSRQQFKALAAAGTLKQNYANILLMLLRLRQACDHPILVKGNQSEYGGDGSIEMAKKLPKNVVIDLLAKLEVGSACSLCDDTPEDAIVTICGHVFCYQCIHERITTDETMCPAPNCSRTLGFELLFSSGALKICISGESSSAGASSSADNEFSSISQIGFVSSKIQAAIDILNKIINMNALTESDTMESNRSGVAPVKAIVFSQWTGMLDLLELSLNNNLIQYRRLDGTMSLNLREKGVKDFNTDPEVRVMIMSLKAGNLGLNMVAACHVILLDLWWNPYAEDQAVDRAHRIGQTRPVTVSRLTVKDTVEDRILALQEEKRTMVNSAFGEDKSGGHAARLTVEDLRYLFRI
- the LOC136533511 gene encoding helicase-like transcription factor CHR28 isoform X1; this encodes MNENGAIIDLSSDSDDDSIFGDDHQPASAITRFDKNEGRIINFEDEDWQRSAPAPSSVRPTENNNGQYRILPASVTNGRNAESSRYTVDSGDRIRPYPSSHMAMRQGLSTSSRIDSSSTADANDNNKRVLPPSFSNGNASKSMHPIAASETRKLPPHFSTTRSPNVGENRMGTNIANGNLQPSSSIIARGSSSTLNTQKVDDDDDVVVYGGSTSHKVLPPMVGATSSNNSEVANGFETRNRLNPENRVLDYDERAVYQEALQNISREKREDDLPEGVLAVSLLKHQKMALAWMVSKENSSHCAGGILADDQGLGKTVSTIALIQKQRNEQSKFMSVDSDRLKSEALNLDEDDEGEQAVSNEPNKDQGASSSSTAAGTSAELCVNQPNNVLNKMAETKAERKKKAKASTSSASTSRSMTRPAAGTLVVCPASILKQWANELTDKVSESAKLSVLVYHGGARTKDPSELAKYDVVVTTYTIVANEVPKQMADDNADQKNSEEPSAGNKRKPPANMQNKAKKKKKKLKVSNFDLDSGPIARVRWFRVVLDEAQTIKNFQTVVARACCGLRAKRRWCLSGTPIQNAIDDLYSYFRFLKYDPYSTYNSFCTMIKHPIARDAVHGYKKLQAVLRVVLLRRTKETLINGKPIINLPPKTINLNKVDFTQEERSFYLMLEERSRQQFKALAAAGTLKQNYANILLMLLRLRQACDHPILVKGNQSEYGGDGSIEMAKKLPKNVVIDLLAKLEVGSACSLCDDTPEDAIVTICGHVFCYQCIHERITTDETMCPAPNCSRTLGFELLFSSGALKICISGESSSAGASSSADNEFSSISQIGFVSSKIQAAIDILNKIINMNALTESDTMESNRSGVAPVKAIVFSQWTGMLDLLELSLNNNLIQYRRLDGTMSLNLREKGVKDFNTDPEVRVMIMSLKAGNLGLNMVAACHVILLDLWWNPYAEDQAVDRAHRIGQTRPVTVSRLTVKDTVEDRILALQEEKRTMVNSAFGEDKSGGHAARLTVEDLRYLFRI
- the LOC136533511 gene encoding helicase-like transcription factor CHR28 isoform X3 is translated as MNENGAIIDLSSDSDDDSIFGDDHQPASAITRFDKNEGRIINFEDEDWQRSAPAPSSVRPTENNNGQYRILPASVTNGRNAESSRYTVDSGDRIRPYPSSHMAMRQGLSTSSRIDSSSTADANDNNKRVLPPSFSNGNASKSMHPIAASETRKLPPHFSTTRSPNVGENRMGTNIANGNLQPSSSIIARGSSSTLNTQKVDDDDDVVVYGGSTSHKVLPPMVGATSSNNSEVANGFETRNRLNPENRVLDYDERAVYQEALQNISREKREDDLPEGVLAVSLLKHQKMALAWMVSKENSSHCAGGILADDQGLGKTVSTIALIQKQRNEQSKFMSVDSDRLKSEALNLDEDDEGEQAVSNEPNKDQGASSSSTAAGTSAELCVNQPNNVLNKMAETKAERKKKAKASTSSASTSRSMTRPAAGTLVVCPASILKQWANELTDKVSESAKLSVLVYHGGARTKDPSELAKYDVVVTTYTIVANEVPKQMADDNADQKNSEEPSAGNKRKPPANMQNKAKKKKKKLKVSNFDLDSGPIARVRWFRVVLDEAQTIKNFQTVVARACCGLRAKRRWCLSGTPIQNAIDDLYSYFRFLKYDPYSTYNSFCTMIKHPIARDAVHGYKKLQAVLRVVLLRRTKETLINGKPIINLPPKTINLNKVDFTQEERSFYLMLEERSRQQFKALAAAGTLKQNYANILLMLLRLRQACDHPILVKGNQSEYGGDGSIEMAKKLPKNVVIDLLAKLEVGSACSLCDVRVMIMSLKAGNLGLNMVAACHVILLDLWWNPYAEDQAVDRAHRIGQTRPVTVSRLTVKDTVEDRILALQEEKRTMVNSAFGEDKSGGHAARLTVEDLRYLFRI